The Microbacterium limosum sequence GGCGGGGCCGCCGATCGACTGGTACTGCTCGTTGTCCCACACCACGACGAAGAGATTCGACGGCTGCTCGTTGCCGAGGGTCGCGAGGATACCGAGGTTGAACAGGAGGCCGCCGTCGGTGTCGAGCGACACGATCCGGCGGTGCGGCAGGCCCACGGCGAGCCCGAATGCCTCGGGCGTCACGCAGCCGAGCTGCTGCTGGAACAGGCTTGCCTCGCGCATGTGTGGAGCGGCGTTGTACCACTCGTCGACCGCGCCCCCGAGGGAGAGGATGACGAGCTCCTTCTCGAGGCGCGCCCCGAGCAGCTTCATGGCTTCGAAACGGCTGTAGCTCATCGGACCAGATCCCCTCCGAGGACGACGGCGGCGTGGTAGTACGAGGCATACGCCGTCTCGTACGCGCGCACGACGGCCGTCTCGATCTCGTCCACCTCTCGGACGACCGTGTACGGAGTACGCAACGTCTGCAGGAGCGGCTCCATCGTGATGCCATGCGGGATCGCCCACCAGTTGTTCTCGCCCATCTCGCCGCGGTAGCTCATGATCATCACGACGGGGATGCCGGCGCCGAGCCCCATCCGGGCCAGATGCTCGGTCGCGGCCCGCAGCCCCGAGTTCTCCATCACGAGCACGGCGCGCTTGCCCGACAGGAAGACGCCTCCCGCGATCGCGGCGCCCTCGCCCTCGTTGGTGACGGGGATCGTGCGGATGTCGGGGTCGGCGTCGAGGGCCGGGTAGAGCTCCTTGAGCAGGGAGTCCGGCAGGTAGGTCGCAACGCTCACCCCCGCGCGCTTCAGTCCGCGGATGACCGCGTCGACGGCTTCGGCTTTCATGAGAGTGGCTCGCTTTCGTGACTGGTGGGGCGGAGGAGTCGCTCCCCTGTCGCGATTCGACGCCGTGCCCGACGACGGCGAGCGGTTCGTGACAGGGGAGCGGCGGTCATTTCGAGCGCGCGGAGAGGCGCCGCGCGCGGTGGCTGTCGGGCAGGCGCGGTCCGCCGTGCGGGTGGATCCGCTCGCGCAGGGTGCGGGGAGAGGACTCGGCATCCTCGGTGCCTGGAGGGTCGAGTCGCCCCCGCTCGCGCAGGATCGGCACGACGAGCTCGATGAAGGCGCGGTACGCGTGCGGTCCCCCGAAGGTGGGCTCGAGCATGATCCCGTCGATGCCGGATCCGTCGACGATCGCCTCGATCTCGTCGGCCACCTCGACGGGTGAGCCCGTGATCTGGAAACCGCGGATCGCCCTGGTGCGGAAGGAGTCGAGGATCTCGCCGACGCGCATGTCGGGGTTCTGTCGCGCGTAGCGCTGCACGAGGGTCTGCCCGAGGTCGGTGTGCAGATCGACGACACGGGTGGCAGGGTCCAGGCCTGTGAGATCGAGACCCGTGATGCCGGCGAACATCACCGCCGCGTCGTCGAGCGCCAGCAACCTCTCGTATTCGGTGCGCAGCGCGTGCGCCTCGGTCGAGGTGGGAGCGACGGTCACGGTCGCGCCGGTCACGACGGCGACATCCCTCGCGGCGCGTCCGCCCTTCTCCGCCTGCGCCCGGATGTCGGCGACGTGCGCCGCGGCTGACGCGATCGACTGCCCCTGGATGAAGACCGCCTCGGCGTTGCGCGCCGCATAGGCCCGGCCACGGTCGGAGGTCCCGGCCTGGAACAGCACGGGGGTGCGCTGCGGCGTCGGCGGCACGGCGAAGACGCCGCGGGAGCGCTGGTGGGCACCGGCCACCTCGACCCGGTGCAGCTTCGCGGGGTCGGCGTACACACCCCGGGCGCGGTCGCGCACTTCTGCGTCGTCGTCCCAGCTGTGCTCCCAGTAGCGCAGGCACGTGTCGAGGAAGTCGTCGGCGGCGTCGTAGCGCTCGTCGTGCGAGAGCTGAGCCGTGACGCCGAACAGCTCATCGGTCGTGGACTGGGAGCTCCCCGTGACGATGTTCCACCCGATGCGCCCGCCCGTCAGCCGATCGAGCGTCGCGAATCTGCGCGCGGT is a genomic window containing:
- a CDS encoding thiamine pyrophosphate-dependent enzyme, whose translation is MSYSRFEAMKLLGARLEKELVILSLGGAVDEWYNAAPHMREASLFQQQLGCVTPEAFGLAVGLPHRRIVSLDTDGGLLFNLGILATLGNEQPSNLFVVVWDNEQYQSIGGPATHTAKGRVDLAAIARGAGVAKAFTAQTLDEFDAHCSAGLAAREPYLVVAKTDGILEPGIRRKHSDGREDKYIFVRHVEQTEGVSIMGPSEHN
- a CDS encoding NtaA/DmoA family FMN-dependent monooxygenase (This protein belongs to a clade of FMN-dependent monooxygenases, within a broader family of flavin-dependent oxidoreductases, the luciferase-like monooxygenase (LMM) family, some of whose members use coenzyme F420 rather than FMN.): MSTRIALGVFEMMNPSNGMPTWTDPRGRGDDWDRLEYWIALARELDAAGFDFLFFADTYGYATLEGIMPEQVAAHGIQFPALDPMLAIAALARETRDLGFVVTSPTTVEKPYATARRFATLDRLTGGRIGWNIVTGSSQSTTDELFGVTAQLSHDERYDAADDFLDTCLRYWEHSWDDDAEVRDRARGVYADPAKLHRVEVAGAHQRSRGVFAVPPTPQRTPVLFQAGTSDRGRAYAARNAEAVFIQGQSIASAAAHVADIRAQAEKGGRAARDVAVVTGATVTVAPTSTEAHALRTEYERLLALDDAAVMFAGITGLDLTGLDPATRVVDLHTDLGQTLVQRYARQNPDMRVGEILDSFRTRAIRGFQITGSPVEVADEIEAIVDGSGIDGIMLEPTFGGPHAYRAFIELVVPILRERGRLDPPGTEDAESSPRTLRERIHPHGGPRLPDSHRARRLSARSK
- a CDS encoding thiamine pyrophosphate-binding protein, with product MKAEAVDAVIRGLKRAGVSVATYLPDSLLKELYPALDADPDIRTIPVTNEGEGAAIAGGVFLSGKRAVLVMENSGLRAATEHLARMGLGAGIPVVMIMSYRGEMGENNWWAIPHGITMEPLLQTLRTPYTVVREVDEIETAVVRAYETAYASYYHAAVVLGGDLVR